One genomic region from Manis pentadactyla isolate mManPen7 chromosome 12, mManPen7.hap1, whole genome shotgun sequence encodes:
- the DOT1L gene encoding histone-lysine N-methyltransferase, H3 lysine-79 specific isoform X8: MLERGDFLSEEWRERIANTSVIFVNNFAFGPEVDHQLKERFANMKEGGRIVSSKPFAPLNFRINSRNLSDIGTIMRVVELSPLKGSVSWTGKPVSYYLHTIDRTILENYFSSLKNPKLREEQEAARRRQQRDSKSSTATPTKAPVDTPMDSGAEEEKAGTTAIKKPPPSRARKKKLSKKGRRLAGRKRGRPKKAGTAHPERRPRRGQAALDLLHAQTLSQTVSPTPQDVYKSPHSPFYQLPPSVQRHPPDQLLLAPTPPALQKLLESFRIQYLQFLAYTKTPQYKATLQQLLGQEKEKNAQLLDAAQQLLGHCQAQKEEIRRLFQQKLDELGVKALTYNDLIQAQKEISAHNQQLREQAEQLDKDTRQLRAQSLQLLKARCEELRLDWSTLSLEGLLKEKQALRSQISEKQRHCLELQISIVELEKSQRQQELLQLKSCVPPDDALSVHLRGKGVLGRELEAEPGRLHLERDCPQLPLPPLSSMSPELSMNGRVAGYELCGTLIRPSSKQSPPQYLATPLDQEIVPCTPSHGSRPRLEKLSSLALPDYTRLSPAKLVLRRHLSQDHAAGGKVAAGELHARVEHAKENGLPYQSPGLANGIKLSPQDLRPSSPGALPMAGERGGEKGVKERAYASSGEAITSLPVSIPLSTVQPSKLPVSIPLASVVLPSRAEKVRSTPSPVPQARESSALEKQLGANAHGAGSKSLALAAAGFSYAGSMAISGALSCSPAPLPPGAEPTAFDDPPSSGGLFTPVGSHSSTPQHPPLLVQPRNPGSASPAHQFCASPRLSGAPQGLLLDSSKGDLVPEAGFSDPESEVKRRVIFTGTAAGGTRPPPPSKHSPLPSGARGDCGQSLGQDSRRRGRRKRVSAGTPSLSSGVSPKRRALPSVAGLFTQSSGSPLNLNSMVSNINQPLEITAISSPESLQSSPVPSQDDDQPPVLKKERPLGQSNGAHCSPPTSDEEQGSEDEPSSARIERKIATISLESKSPPKTLENGGGLVGRKPAPASEPVNSSKWKSTFSPISDLGLAKSSDSPLQAGCALSQNSLFAFRPPLEEPSSTDGKLAAHPRKNFPGTLAGPGGLSPSSNPPNGFAFSGGLATDLSLHGFSDGASLSHKAPEPAGLGAPSSFPAPRGKEGGTTEPSPFVHKRQLDGLGGPKAEGGKSREVGELGLPVCGPSDRVPLGHGRTGRSRDREPDFKNGHNLFISAAAVPPGGLLSNPGLATVAAPASSVAPPVQTHRPFLGSFAPGPQFALGPMSLQANLGSSVLQSLFSSVPAAAGLVHVSSATTRLTNSHAMGSFPSGVAGGTVGGVFNHAVPSASTHPFGASFGSGAACRSATLSLTPLQAVASAPASSFQALPCVESRPPPPVPGRAPAGPPAPALLPAHSEPALLQSLAPLPAAPAFLPASSAASLPPANASLSIKLASLPHKAPRPHLAVHQQPLPGLALARAAPGTPQPGSTGPPAVWVSLGMPPPYAARLAGVKPR; the protein is encoded by the exons GTGGCAGAATCGTCTCCTCGAAGCCCTTTGCACCTCTGAACTTCAGAATAAACAGTAGAAACTTGAGCG ACATCGGCACCATCATGCGGGTTGTGGAGCTTTCGCCGCTGAAGGGCTCAGTGTCGTGGACGGGGAAGCCAGTCTCCTACTACCTGCACACGATTGACCGCACCATA cttgaaaattatttttctagtcTGAAAAATCCAAAACTCAGG GAGGAACAAGAGGCGGCCCGGCGCCGGCAACAGCGAGACAGCAAGAGCAGCACAGCCACCCCCACCAAGGCGCCTGTGGACACCCCCATG GATTCtggtgctgaggaggagaaagcagGGACGACTGCCATCAAGAAGCCGCCCCCCTCCAGAGCCCGGAAGAAGAAGCTCAGCAAGAAGGGACGGAGGCTGGCCGGCCGGAAGCGCGGGCGCCCCAAGAAGGCGGGTACCGCACACCCGGAGCGCAGGCCCAGGAGGGGCCAAGCTGCCCTGGACCTCCTGCACGCCCAGACCCTGTCTCAGACCGTGTCGCCCACGCCACAGG ACGTGTACAAGTCACCTCACAGCCCCTTCTACCAGCTACCTCCCAGCGTGCAGCGGCACCCCCCTGACCAGCTGCTGCTGGCGCCCACCCCGCCCGCACTGCAGAAGCTGCTAG AGTCCTTCAGGATTCAGTACTTGCAGTTCCTGGCGTACACAAAGACCCCGCAGTACAAGGCCACCCTGCAGCAGCTGCTGGGCCAGGAGAAG GAGAAGAACGCCCAGCTGCTGGATGCTGCACAGCAGCTGCTGGGGCACTGCCAGGCCCAGAAGGAGGAGATCAGGAGGCTCTTCCAGCAGAAACTGGATGAG CTGGGGGTGAAGGCTCTGACCTACAATGACCTGATTCAAGCACAGAAGGAGATCTCGGCTCATAACCAGCAGCTGAGGGAGCAGGCGGAGCAGCTGGACAAGGACACCCGGCAGCTGAGGGCCCAGAGCCTGCAGCTG CTCAAGGCTCGCTGCGAGGAGCTGAGGCTGGACTGGTCCACGCTGTCCCTGGAGGGCCTCCTGAAGGAGAAGCAGGCCCTGCGCAGCCAGATCTCCGAGAAGCAGCGGCACTGCCTGGAGCTGCAG ATCAGCATCGTGGAGCTGGAGAAGAGCCAGCGGCAACAGGAGCTCCTGCAGCTCAAGTCCTGTGTGCCGCCTGACGACGCGCTGTCTGTGCACCTGCGCGGGAAAGGCGTGCTGGGCCGGGAGCTGGAGGCAGAGCCAGGCCGGCTGCACCTGGAACGGGACTGCCCCCAGCTCCCCCTGCCGCCCTTGAGCAGCATGAGCCCAGAGCTCTCTATGAATGGGCGTGTGGCCGGCTATGAGCTCTGCGGGACTCTGATCCGGCCCTCCTCCAAGCAGAGCCCCCCCCAGTACCTGGCCACCCCCCTGGACCAGGAGATCGTGCCCTGCACTCCCAGCCACGGCAGCAGGCCCAGGCTCGAGAAGCTGTCCAGCCTGGCTCTGCCTGACTACACCAGGCTCTCCCCAGCCAAGCTGGTGCTGCGGCGGCACCTGAGCCAGGACCATGCGGCCGGTGGCAAGGTGGCTGCCGGCGAGCTGCACGCTCG AGTTGAGCACGCCAAGGAGAATGGCCTTCCCTACCAGAGCCCTGGCTTGGCCAACGGCATCAAGCTGAGCCCTCAGGACCTGCGGCCCTCGTCCCCCGGGGCCTTGCCGATGGCTGGAGAGAGGGGTGGTGAGAAG GGCGTGAAGGAGCGCGCCTATGCCAGCAGTGGGGAGGCCATCACCAGCCTGCCCGTCAGCATCCCACTCAGCACTGTGCAGCCCAGCAAGCTGCCTGTCAGCATCCCCCTGGCCAGCGTGGTGCTGCCCAGCCGTGCCGAGAAAGTG AGAAGCACTCCCAGCCCAGTGCCGCAGGCCCGAGAGTCATCTGCACTTGAAAAGCAGCTGGGTGCTAATGCCCATGGTGCCGGAAGCAAGAGTCTTGCCCTGGCAGCTGCAG GCTTCTCCTATGCTGGCTCCATGGCCATCAGCGGGGCCTTGTCGTGCAGCCCGGCACCACTTCCTCCCGGAGCTGAGCCTACAGCCTTTGATGATCCCCCCAGCTCGGGAGGCCTCTTCACTCCTGTGGGGTCCCACAGCTCCACCCCTCAGCACCCCCCACTGCTAGTGCAGCCCCGCAACCCTGGCTCAGCCTCACCTGCCCACCAGTTCTGTGCCAGCCCCCGGCTCAGCGGCGCCCCCCAGGGCCTGCTCCTAGACTCCAGCAAAGGGGACCTGGTTCCCGAAGCTGGCTTCTCGGACCCAGAGAGTGAAGTCAAGAGAAGGGTCATCTTCACTGGCACGGCCGCTGGCGGCACCAGGCCACCACCTCCCAGCAAGCACAGCCCTCTGCCATCGGGTGCTCGCGGAGACTGTGGCCAGAGCCTTGGGCAGGATAGCCGCAGGCGGGGCAGGAGGAAGCGGGTGTCAGCAGGGACCCCCAGCCTGAGCTCGGGTGTGTCCCCCAAGCGCCGGGCCCTGCCATCTGTTGCTGGCCTCTTCACGCAGTCTTCAGGGTCCCCCCTGAACCTCAACTCCATG GTCAGCAACATTAACCAGCCTCTGGAGATCACTGCCATCTCGTCCCCCGAGAGCCTGCAGAGCTCCCCTGTCCCTTCCCAGGACGACGACCAGCCACCCGTGCTCAAGAAGGAGAGGCCCCTGGGCCAGAGCAATGGGGCCCACTGCTCCCCACCAACCTCGGATGAGGAGCAGGGCTCCGAGGATGAGCCCAGCAGCGCCAG AATTGAGAGGAAAATTGCAACCATCTCCTTAGAAAGCAAATCTCCTCCGAAAACCTTGGAAAATG GGGGCGGCCTGGTGGGAAGGAAGCCGGCGCCTGCCAGTGAGCCCGTCAACAGCAGCAAGTGGAAGTCCACCTTCTCTCCCATCTCTGACCTCGGCCTGGCCAAGTCCTCCGACAGCCCGCTGCAGGCTGGCTGCGCTCTGAGCCAGAACTCCCTGTTTGCTTTCCGGCCCCCCCTGGAGGAGCCCAGCTCGACTGATGGCAAGCTGGCTGCCCACCCCAGGAAGAACTTTCCGGGCACCCTGGCGGGGCCCGGCGGGCTGAGCCCAAGCAGCAACCCTCCCAACGGCTTTGCCTTCAGCGGGGGCCTGGCCACCGACCTCAGCTTACACGGCTTCAGTGATGGTGCTTCTCTGTCCCACAAGGCCCCCGAGCCGGCCGGCCTGGGTGCCCCCTCGAGCTTTCCTGCCCCACGGGGCAAAGAGGGTGGCACCACAGAGCCCAGCCCCTTTGTGCACAAGAGGCAGCTGGACGGACTGGGCGGCCCGAAGGCCGAGGGCGGCAAGAGCAGGGAGGTGGGCGAGCTGGGCCTGCCCGTGTGCGGGCCCTCGGACAGGGTGCCTCTGGGGCACGGCAGAACGGGCAGGAGCCGGGACCGGGAGCCCGACTTCAAGAATGGCCACAACCTCTTCATTTCCGCCGCTGCCGTGCCTCCCGGGGGCCTCCTCAGCAACCCCGGCCTTGCCACGGTGGCAGCCCCGGCGAGTAGCGTGGCGCCCCCCGTGCAGACGCACCGGCCCTTCCTGGGCTCCTTCGCGCCTGGTCCGCAGTTTGCGCTGGGCCCCATGTCCCTGCAGGCCAACCTGGGCTCATCTGTGCTTCAGTCCTTGTTCAGCTCTGTGCCAGCTGCCGCCGGGCTGGTACACGTCTCGTCCGCCACAACCAGACTGACCAACTCGCACGCCATGGGCAGCTTTCCCTCGGGGGTGGCGGGCGGCACAGTCGGAG GTGTCTTTAACCACGCGGTGCCTTCCGCCTCCACTCATCCGTTTGGAGCCAGTTTCGGCAGCGGGGCTGCGTGTCGCAGCGCCACGCTGAGCTTAACCCCGCTGCAGGCGGTGGCCAGCGCGCCCGCCTCTTCCTTTCAGGCCCTGCCCTGCGTGGAGTCGCGGCCACCCCCTCCAGTCCCGGGCCGGGCCCCTGCAGGGCCGCCCGCCCCCGCCCTGCTGCCGGCTCACTCCGAGCCCGCGCTCCTGCAGAGCCTCGCGCCCCTGCCCGCTGCCCCGGCCTTCTTGCCCGCCTCCTCTGCCGCCTCTCTGCCGCCTGCTAACGCCTCTCTGTCCATCAAGCTTGCCTCTCTCCCGCACAaggccccccgcccccacctcgCGGTGCACCAGCAGCCTCTGCCTGGGCTGGCCCTGGCCCGGGCCGCCCCTGGGACCCCGCAGCCCGGCTCCACGGGGCCGCCCGCCGTGTGGGTTTCCCTTGGCATGCCACCTCCATATGCCGCGCGCCTTGCGGGGGTTAAGCCGCGATAA